The following coding sequences lie in one Deltaproteobacteria bacterium genomic window:
- a CDS encoding 2-oxo acid dehydrogenase subunit E2, with the protein MPEFKLPAIGEGVVEGEIVRWLKKPGEAVAANEPLVEVMTDKATVEIPSPTDAVLERIVSDEGVIAPVGSVIAILGSAATSAAAGGSNGARPPAPPASASGSIHVGGPAPVDEARGKVLATPAARALARESGIDLSSIAGDRGRITKAHVELARGSYEGRAVEPAAARSEPPRSEPPRSEPERIEARPSSMPTQVPAAVAAPAPVARAMRGGEPQPDESMPFRGMRRRIADGLVKSYTTAVHYTYVEQIDVTKLVAVREQAKKAAAAEGVQLSYLPFIVKAVLRALRKYPIVNAELDEPGGRIVLKKRYSIGIATATDQGLMVPVVHDADRLSLLDIASEIARVSEAARTGKASREELTGSTFTITSLGAIGGVLATPILNYPEVGILGVHAIRKVPVVDDDDNIRVGHMMNLSVSLDHRVVDGFEGANFLQEVRRYLEDPTLLLLSGI; encoded by the coding sequence ATGCCCGAATTCAAGCTGCCCGCGATCGGTGAAGGTGTCGTCGAAGGCGAGATCGTCCGCTGGCTCAAGAAGCCCGGCGAGGCGGTCGCCGCCAACGAGCCGCTGGTCGAGGTGATGACCGACAAGGCCACGGTCGAGATCCCGTCGCCGACCGACGCCGTGCTCGAGCGCATCGTGTCCGACGAAGGCGTGATCGCCCCGGTCGGCTCGGTGATCGCAATCCTCGGCAGCGCGGCGACGTCCGCCGCCGCCGGTGGCAGCAACGGCGCGCGCCCGCCGGCTCCACCCGCGTCGGCCTCGGGCTCGATCCACGTCGGTGGCCCAGCGCCGGTCGACGAGGCCCGCGGCAAGGTGCTCGCGACCCCGGCCGCGCGCGCGCTGGCCCGCGAGTCGGGCATCGACCTGTCGAGCATCGCTGGCGATCGCGGTCGCATCACCAAGGCCCACGTCGAGCTGGCCCGCGGCTCCTACGAGGGGCGCGCGGTGGAGCCGGCCGCTGCGCGCAGCGAGCCGCCGCGTAGCGAGCCGCCGCGCAGCGAGCCCGAGCGGATCGAGGCGCGCCCGTCGAGCATGCCGACCCAGGTGCCGGCCGCCGTCGCTGCGCCGGCCCCGGTTGCGCGAGCCATGCGTGGCGGTGAGCCGCAGCCCGACGAGTCGATGCCGTTTCGTGGCATGCGTCGGCGCATCGCCGACGGCCTCGTCAAGTCGTACACGACCGCGGTGCACTACACGTACGTCGAGCAGATCGACGTCACCAAGCTGGTCGCGGTGCGCGAGCAGGCCAAGAAGGCCGCCGCCGCCGAGGGCGTGCAGCTGTCGTATCTGCCCTTCATCGTGAAGGCGGTGCTGCGAGCCCTGCGCAAGTACCCCATCGTGAATGCCGAGCTCGACGAGCCCGGCGGTCGGATCGTGCTGAAGAAGCGCTACAGCATCGGCATCGCGACCGCGACCGATCAGGGCCTGATGGTGCCGGTCGTCCACGACGCCGACCGGCTCAGCCTGCTCGACATCGCCAGCGAGATCGCGCGGGTCTCCGAGGCCGCGCGCACCGGCAAGGCCTCGCGCGAGGAGCTCACCGGCTCGACCTTCACCATCACCAGCCTCGGCGCCATCGGTGGCGTGCTCGCGACGCCGATCCTCAACTACCCCGAGGTCGGAATCCTCGGGGTCCACGCGATCCGCAAGGTGCCGGTCGTCGACGACGACGACAACATCCGCGTGGGCCACATGATGAACCTCTCCGTGTCGCTCGATCACCGCGTGGTCGACGGCTTCGAGGGCGCGAACTTCCTGCAGGAGGTCCGCCGCTATCTCGAGGACCCGACCTTGCTGCTGCTCTCGGGCATCTAG